The Pelosinus sp. IPA-1 genome contains a region encoding:
- a CDS encoding response regulator: MLKVVIVDDDYTARSNFKTMIDWKKHGFVLCGEATNGQNAIAVIEASTPDIVITDMFMPLMDGVALISYLSVHNPDIKSIALSGYEDFDYVKESLKNGAVDYLLKHKLDSVTLLKVLRIASEKINREHKVMKQLVQSREILRQDFIKRLVVGSMYDRQLISKTVKELELPIDVSHLLLVVVAIDDLQFLKNRFTQEEMSRFISSVKDVMEDILQDMGNGTMSFIDEGKFVIIFHFGTIRSELYIDNHVATTVKRIRESFKRYLNITACFSLSRLFYNIGDISKLYKEINETLSEKIITGQDQIFRESSNLGSGIDFFNLDVKDEKLIMMAIKAGNTKSVTHYLTVVFDKIITLKVSYKAIQMICIELIGIANRIARESSIDVKEIYSNKDIPYDEMKKQETVMDVKKWIGGVYERLINLLLSADDSENYTDSTRKAIQYIRRNYTQDVSLYQAAQEIGINSSYLSRTFKEDCGIGFAEYLNNIRVSQAKYLMERTDIKLKEIVKMAGFNNYTYFFKVFKVMTGRTPVEYKAICKSTTLEEG, from the coding sequence ATGCTCAAGGTAGTAATTGTTGATGATGATTATACAGCTAGAAGTAATTTCAAAACAATGATAGATTGGAAGAAACATGGTTTTGTCCTATGTGGCGAAGCTACGAATGGTCAAAACGCTATAGCAGTCATTGAGGCTAGCACACCTGACATAGTGATTACCGATATGTTTATGCCCTTGATGGATGGAGTTGCTCTTATTTCCTATCTTAGCGTACATAATCCTGACATAAAGAGTATTGCTCTTAGCGGTTATGAAGATTTTGATTACGTAAAAGAAAGTCTTAAAAATGGAGCAGTCGATTATCTTTTAAAGCACAAATTGGATAGTGTAACCTTACTAAAAGTTTTGAGAATAGCAAGTGAAAAAATTAATCGCGAGCATAAAGTTATGAAGCAATTAGTACAAAGTAGGGAAATTTTACGACAGGATTTTATAAAGCGGTTAGTAGTAGGTAGTATGTATGATAGACAGCTCATCAGCAAAACAGTAAAAGAATTGGAGTTACCGATTGACGTGAGCCACTTGTTGTTAGTGGTGGTAGCAATTGACGACCTTCAATTTTTAAAAAACCGTTTCACTCAGGAGGAGATGAGCCGATTCATATCATCCGTTAAAGATGTAATGGAAGATATATTGCAGGATATGGGAAATGGAACCATGTCTTTTATTGATGAGGGTAAATTTGTTATTATTTTTCATTTTGGAACAATCCGCAGTGAGTTATATATCGATAATCATGTAGCGACAACGGTTAAGCGGATACGAGAGAGTTTTAAACGTTACCTAAACATTACAGCATGCTTTAGTCTCAGTCGTTTATTTTACAATATAGGAGATATAAGCAAACTTTATAAAGAGATTAATGAAACATTAAGTGAGAAGATAATCACGGGGCAAGATCAAATTTTCCGAGAATCTTCTAATCTTGGCAGTGGGATTGATTTCTTTAATCTTGATGTAAAAGATGAAAAACTGATTATGATGGCCATTAAGGCAGGTAATACCAAAAGTGTTACCCACTATCTTACTGTTGTTTTTGATAAGATAATAACACTCAAAGTCAGTTATAAAGCAATTCAAATGATTTGCATTGAACTTATCGGTATTGCAAATCGCATTGCAAGGGAATCTTCCATTGATGTGAAAGAAATATATAGTAATAAAGATATACCTTATGACGAGATGAAAAAGCAGGAAACGGTTATGGATGTGAAAAAATGGATTGGTGGTGTATACGAAAGACTCATCAATCTACTTTTAAGTGCAGATGATAGTGAAAATTATACAGACTCTACGAGAAAAGCCATACAATACATACGACGAAATTATACACAGGATGTATCTTTATATCAGGCAGCCCAAGAGATTGGTATTAACAGTTCTTACTTAAGCCGGACCTTTAAGGAGGATTGCGGCATTGGATTTGCCGAGTATTTGAACAACATAAGAGTATCTCAGGCAAAGTATTTAATGGAGCGCACAGATATAAAACTAAAAGAGATCGTAAAGATGGCAGGATTTAATAATTATACTTATTTTTTTAAGGTCTTTAAAGTCATGACGGGTAGAACTCCAGTCGAGTATAAGGCGATATGCAAAAGCACCACTTTGGAAGAGGGGTAG
- the ugpC gene encoding sn-glycerol-3-phosphate ABC transporter ATP-binding protein UgpC encodes MASLQLKNIYKRYPGNVTAVEDFNLEIPDREFLVLVGPSGCGKSTTLRMIAGLEDISEGELYIDGKLVNEVPPKDRDIAMVFQNYALYPHMTVYENMVFGLKIRKIPQEEMKQRVMEAAKILDITHLLDRKPKALSGGQRQRVALGRAIVRDPKVFLMDEPLSNLDAKLRDQMRTEISKLHKRLQTTFVYVTHDQREAMTMGTCIVVMKDGLVQQVDSPQILYAKPANLFVAGFIGSPQMNFVKVEIENKSTGVYLTFGKNSIKLPESKGEILKLTKYIGKEVIMGIRPEDLYDNIECLEEFSDSIIDASIEVTELMGAETYLFMKVEDSAFVARVTPKTTAKAGEHIKIAIDTDKIYLFNKETEQAILN; translated from the coding sequence ATGGCGAGTTTACAATTGAAAAATATTTACAAACGATATCCTGGTAACGTCACTGCTGTAGAGGATTTTAATTTAGAAATCCCTGATCGTGAGTTTTTGGTCTTAGTAGGTCCGTCTGGGTGTGGTAAATCTACCACTCTACGAATGATTGCGGGACTTGAAGATATATCAGAAGGTGAACTCTATATAGATGGTAAGTTGGTAAATGAGGTACCTCCTAAAGATAGGGATATTGCAATGGTATTCCAAAATTATGCTTTATATCCTCATATGACAGTCTACGAGAACATGGTATTTGGTTTAAAAATTCGCAAAATACCGCAAGAAGAAATGAAACAACGGGTTATGGAGGCTGCAAAGATTCTTGACATTACCCATCTTCTTGATCGAAAGCCCAAGGCATTATCTGGTGGACAGCGACAACGTGTAGCCTTAGGGCGGGCGATTGTCAGAGATCCTAAGGTGTTTTTAATGGATGAGCCATTATCCAATTTAGATGCCAAGCTTCGTGACCAAATGCGTACTGAGATTAGTAAGTTACATAAGAGGCTACAAACTACCTTCGTATACGTGACCCATGATCAACGAGAAGCCATGACTATGGGGACTTGCATTGTAGTGATGAAAGATGGACTGGTACAGCAGGTAGATTCTCCCCAGATCCTTTATGCTAAGCCAGCCAACTTATTTGTTGCGGGATTTATTGGTAGTCCCCAGATGAATTTTGTCAAGGTTGAGATTGAAAATAAATCGACGGGTGTATATCTTACTTTTGGCAAAAACAGCATAAAATTGCCAGAGAGTAAGGGGGAGATCTTAAAACTTACAAAGTACATAGGCAAAGAAGTGATTATGGGGATACGCCCCGAAGACTTATATGACAATATAGAATGTCTTGAAGAGTTTAGTGATAGTATAATTGATGCTTCTATTGAAGTTACAGAGCTTATGGGAGCTGAAACCTATCTCTTTATGAAGGTAGAGGATAGTGCTTTTGTAGCACGTGTTACTCCTAAAACCACTGCCAAAGCAGGGGAACATATTAAGATAGCAATTGATACAGATAAAATATACCTATTTAATAAGGAGACAGAGCAGGCAATTTTAAATTAA